Proteins encoded together in one Corallococcus soli window:
- the bioF gene encoding 8-amino-7-oxononanoate synthase, protein MAEGWAREDLEALSAKGLARVLEPLDSPQGAEVRLGDARLINFSSNDYLGLAASPAVRAAAASALERYGVGTGASRLVVGDMVPHQELEARLARFERAPAVRLFNSGYAANTGILPALVGPGDAVFSDALNHASLVDGCRLSRARVVVYPHADAGALARALADTPARRKLVVTDSVFSMDGDVAPLEALVEACEAHGAALMVDEAHATGVLGARGAGLCEALGLEARVDLRMGTLSKALGGLGAYVATSRAVADLLVSRARPFVYSTALPAALCAAASCAVDLVEHDPALRERLWGHIHRFTEGLRALGLPAEARSAIFPVILGEPARAMDAAKRLREAGLLVKAIRPPTVPEGTSRLRFCLSAAHSADHIDLALEALRRVGVSRVPAP, encoded by the coding sequence ATCGCGGAGGGCTGGGCGCGCGAGGACCTGGAGGCCCTGTCCGCGAAGGGCCTTGCCCGCGTGCTGGAGCCGCTCGACTCCCCCCAGGGCGCCGAGGTGCGCCTGGGCGACGCGCGGTTGATCAACTTCTCCTCCAATGACTACCTGGGCCTCGCGGCGTCGCCCGCCGTGCGCGCCGCCGCCGCTTCCGCGCTGGAGCGCTACGGCGTGGGCACCGGCGCGAGCCGGCTGGTGGTGGGGGACATGGTGCCGCACCAGGAGCTGGAGGCGCGCCTGGCCCGCTTCGAGCGCGCGCCGGCCGTGCGCCTCTTCAACTCCGGCTACGCCGCCAACACCGGCATCCTGCCCGCGCTGGTGGGCCCCGGCGACGCCGTGTTCTCCGACGCCCTCAACCACGCCTCCCTGGTGGATGGCTGCCGGCTGTCGCGCGCGCGCGTCGTCGTCTATCCGCACGCGGACGCGGGCGCGCTGGCCCGGGCGCTCGCGGACACCCCGGCCCGGCGCAAGCTGGTCGTCACCGACAGCGTCTTCTCCATGGACGGGGACGTGGCGCCCCTGGAGGCGCTGGTGGAGGCGTGCGAGGCCCATGGCGCCGCGCTGATGGTGGACGAAGCGCACGCCACTGGCGTGCTGGGCGCGAGGGGTGCGGGCCTGTGCGAGGCGCTGGGCCTGGAGGCGCGCGTGGACCTGCGCATGGGCACGCTGAGCAAGGCGCTGGGCGGGCTGGGGGCGTACGTGGCCACGTCGCGCGCGGTGGCGGACCTGCTGGTGAGCCGCGCGCGGCCGTTCGTCTACTCCACCGCGCTGCCTGCCGCCCTGTGCGCCGCCGCGTCGTGCGCGGTGGACCTGGTGGAGCACGACCCGGCCTTGCGCGAGCGGCTGTGGGGGCACATCCACCGGTTCACCGAAGGCCTGCGCGCCCTGGGGCTTCCGGCCGAAGCCCGGAGCGCCATCTTCCCCGTCATCCTGGGCGAGCCGGCCCGGGCGATGGACGCGGCGAAGCGCCTCCGGGAGGCGGGGCTCCTGGTGAAGGCCATCCGCCCGCCCACCGTGCCGGAGGGCACCAGCCGGCTGCGCTTCTGCCTGTCCGCCGCCCACTCGGCGGACCACATCGACCTGGCGCTGGAGGCCCTGCGCCGGGTGGGAGTCTCCCGTGTCCCAGCCCCCTAG
- the bioB gene encoding biotin synthase BioB: MSDTAESFHGHAHHAAPAPEGVTVRHDWSLAEVRALYQLPLLDLVHKAQTVHRQVFVENKVQLCSLLSIKTGGCPEDCAYCPQAARYKTGVKAEKLMAVPEVLAAATQARQAGATRFCMGAAWREVKDGPQFDSVLEMVRGVRALGMEACATLGMLSESQAKRLREAGLSAYNHNLDTSPEHYGDIISTRTYDDRLNTLNRVRDAGISVCCGGIIGMGESVDDRCNLLRTLANQEVHPESVPINALVPVEGTPLAEQHRIETVDMVRTIATARLLMPQAMVRLSAGRMQMNEEAQLLCMLAGANSLFFGEKLLTTGNPEYTQDMALLEKAGIRPLEPRQDR; this comes from the coding sequence ATGTCCGACACCGCCGAGTCCTTCCACGGCCACGCCCACCACGCCGCCCCCGCCCCGGAAGGGGTGACGGTGCGACACGACTGGTCGCTCGCGGAGGTTCGCGCGCTGTACCAGTTGCCGCTGCTGGACCTCGTGCACAAGGCGCAGACGGTGCACCGGCAGGTGTTCGTGGAGAACAAGGTGCAGTTGTGCTCGCTGCTCTCCATCAAGACGGGCGGGTGTCCGGAGGACTGCGCGTACTGCCCGCAGGCGGCGCGCTACAAGACGGGCGTCAAGGCGGAGAAGCTGATGGCGGTGCCGGAGGTGCTGGCCGCCGCGACGCAGGCCCGTCAGGCGGGGGCCACGCGCTTCTGCATGGGCGCCGCGTGGCGTGAGGTGAAGGACGGCCCCCAGTTCGACAGCGTGCTGGAGATGGTGCGCGGCGTCCGGGCCCTGGGCATGGAGGCGTGCGCCACGCTCGGCATGCTGTCGGAGAGCCAGGCGAAGCGCCTGCGCGAGGCGGGTCTGTCCGCGTACAACCACAACCTGGACACGTCCCCGGAGCACTACGGCGACATCATCTCCACCCGCACCTATGACGACCGGCTGAACACGCTCAACCGGGTGCGCGACGCGGGCATCTCCGTGTGCTGCGGCGGCATCATCGGCATGGGCGAGTCCGTGGATGATCGCTGCAACCTGCTGCGCACGCTGGCCAACCAGGAGGTCCACCCGGAGTCGGTGCCCATCAACGCGCTCGTCCCCGTGGAGGGCACCCCGCTGGCCGAGCAGCACCGCATCGAGACGGTGGACATGGTGCGCACCATCGCCACCGCCCGCCTGCTGATGCCCCAGGCCATGGTGCGCCTGTCCGCGGGCCGCATGCAGATGAACGAGGAGGCGCAGCTGCTCTGCATGCTCGCGGGCGCCAATTCGCTCTTCTTCGGGGAGAAGCTGCTCACCACCGGCAACCCCGAGTACACCCAGGACATGGCGCTGCTGGAGAAGGCGGGCATCCGCCCCCTGGAGCCCCGGCAGGACCGGTGA
- a CDS encoding ABC transporter substrate-binding protein has product MRALGMMTLGMALLTSGCSFTTAGGLSECVTSSDCGSNSVCTAGFCLPQPAGCGQVVGATSSANAIALGALVPLTNRGGNAEIEQQRLNGLKLALDEVNALEGVGGRQFVMYVCDTQADVETAKTQARWLVDDKQAVAVFSAGSAQTIGISSITIPKGVLLMSHTATSAAFTTLEDRNGGSVGLVWRTTPSDVLHGRVIADVLRGTTVINDPGVPFTPPTKVGVAYVNDTYGQGLYSSLLDRLTTKTLEGAQYERGGDVTGAVSRLVTFKPDLTVLAGFTEDNSRLLPQAAAAGVSVANNNRWFLTDASKDPTLLTNLGTNKSEIVGAYGTAPASARPTDSTYKLFADRFNTAYKVDPGQFSFTAHAYDAMYAVTLGAAYAVGNDLANPQPITGVRIAEGLTKLTPASGQTVNSYQLGPVQFTGARDELRQGKVINVRGASGDLDFNSDTGEAPSPYELFKVESNGFRTLQLITPPVD; this is encoded by the coding sequence ATGCGCGCACTGGGAATGATGACGCTGGGCATGGCGCTGTTGACCTCCGGGTGCAGCTTCACCACGGCGGGCGGCCTGTCCGAATGCGTGACGAGCAGTGACTGTGGCAGCAACAGCGTCTGCACCGCGGGCTTCTGCCTGCCGCAGCCGGCGGGGTGCGGCCAGGTGGTGGGCGCCACGTCTTCCGCGAACGCCATCGCGCTGGGCGCGCTGGTGCCGCTCACCAACCGCGGCGGCAACGCGGAGATTGAGCAGCAGCGCCTCAACGGCCTGAAGCTGGCGCTGGACGAGGTGAACGCGCTGGAGGGCGTGGGTGGCCGGCAGTTCGTCATGTACGTCTGCGACACGCAGGCGGACGTGGAGACGGCCAAGACGCAGGCGCGCTGGCTGGTGGACGACAAGCAGGCGGTGGCGGTGTTCAGCGCGGGCAGCGCGCAGACCATCGGCATCAGCTCCATCACCATCCCCAAGGGCGTGCTGCTGATGAGCCACACGGCCACCAGCGCGGCCTTCACCACGCTGGAGGACAGGAACGGTGGCAGCGTGGGCCTGGTGTGGCGCACCACGCCCTCGGACGTGCTCCATGGCCGCGTCATCGCGGACGTGCTGCGGGGCACCACGGTCATCAATGATCCGGGCGTCCCGTTCACCCCGCCGACCAAGGTGGGCGTGGCGTACGTGAACGACACCTACGGCCAGGGCCTGTATTCGTCGCTGCTGGACCGGCTCACCACGAAGACGCTGGAGGGTGCGCAGTACGAGCGCGGCGGCGACGTGACGGGCGCGGTGAGCCGGCTGGTGACGTTCAAGCCGGACCTGACGGTGCTCGCGGGCTTCACGGAGGACAACTCGCGCCTGCTGCCCCAGGCCGCGGCGGCGGGCGTGTCCGTCGCGAACAACAACCGGTGGTTCCTCACCGACGCCAGCAAGGACCCCACGCTGCTGACGAACCTGGGCACGAACAAGAGCGAGATCGTGGGCGCCTACGGCACGGCCCCCGCGTCCGCGCGGCCCACCGACTCCACGTACAAGCTCTTCGCGGACCGCTTCAACACCGCCTACAAGGTGGACCCGGGGCAGTTCTCCTTCACCGCGCACGCGTACGACGCCATGTACGCGGTGACGTTGGGCGCCGCGTACGCGGTGGGCAACGACCTGGCCAACCCGCAGCCCATCACGGGCGTGCGCATCGCGGAGGGGCTCACGAAGCTGACGCCCGCCTCCGGTCAGACGGTGAACAGCTACCAGCTGGGCCCGGTGCAGTTCACCGGCGCGCGCGACGAGCTGCGCCAGGGCAAGGTCATCAACGTTCGCGGCGCCAGCGGCGACCTGGACTTCAACAGCGACACGGGTGAGGCGCCTTCGCCGTACGAGCTGTTCAAGGTGGAGAGCAACGGCTTCCGCACGCTGCAGCTCATCACCCCGCCGGTGGACTGA
- a CDS encoding tetratricopeptide repeat protein produces the protein MRLVFVLSLALALAPGSALAQRGGTKAPNHQALLKEGKRLYDAGKYKEAADALKQAHEAQPHPQLMYNIAVALEYAGEPREAMTWYRQYVTSNSEDTNATLLKNSNRAIDRLRVQLDREDQAQATADADRKRLEAEADAARRQAEEEQMAARRAEEDSQRQRQAEFDRALKSYQRQRIGAFAVGGVAVLGVGAGVLFGMQARDAREQFDNASTLEDKETFSDSTKSKALLADIGFGVGLAGAITAIILYPKEGPPTQGEVRVTLAPRGVGAGMEVHF, from the coding sequence ATGAGACTGGTTTTCGTGTTGTCGCTGGCGCTCGCGCTGGCGCCGGGCTCGGCCCTGGCGCAGCGGGGCGGGACCAAGGCCCCCAATCATCAGGCGCTGCTGAAGGAAGGCAAGCGCCTCTATGACGCGGGCAAGTACAAAGAGGCCGCTGACGCGCTGAAGCAGGCGCACGAGGCGCAGCCCCATCCGCAGCTCATGTACAACATCGCCGTGGCGCTGGAGTACGCGGGCGAGCCGCGCGAGGCCATGACCTGGTATCGCCAGTACGTCACGTCCAACAGCGAGGACACCAACGCCACCCTGCTGAAGAACAGCAACCGCGCCATCGACCGGCTGCGGGTGCAGCTGGACCGCGAGGACCAGGCGCAGGCGACGGCGGACGCGGACCGCAAGCGGCTGGAGGCGGAGGCGGACGCGGCCCGGCGGCAGGCGGAGGAGGAGCAGATGGCGGCCCGGCGCGCGGAGGAGGACAGCCAGCGCCAGCGGCAGGCGGAGTTCGACCGCGCGCTGAAGTCCTACCAGCGCCAGCGCATTGGCGCCTTCGCGGTGGGCGGCGTGGCGGTGCTGGGCGTGGGCGCGGGCGTGCTGTTCGGCATGCAGGCGCGGGACGCGCGCGAGCAGTTCGACAACGCCTCCACGCTGGAAGACAAGGAGACGTTCTCGGACAGCACGAAGAGCAAGGCGCTGCTCGCGGACATCGGCTTCGGCGTGGGGCTCGCGGGGGCCATCACCGCCATCATCCTGTATCCCAAAGAAGGCCCTCCGACGCAGGGCGAGGTGCGCGTGACGCTCGCGCCGCGCGGGGTCGGGGCTGGCATGGAGGTCCACTTCTGA
- a CDS encoding phosphoenolpyruvate carboxykinase (GTP), whose amino-acid sequence MASTQAAAANGQAPTKNPTLLAWVAKMAAMTQPDSIVWCDGSEAEKQRLTEAAVKDGTLIPLNPEKRPGCYLHRSNPNDVARVEHLTFICTPNKTDAGPTNNWMDPEAAYTKLGHLFEGCMKGRTMYVVPYAMGPLGSPFTKIGVELTDSNYVVLNMRIMTRMGKAALDMLGDSDDFNRGLHSTGDVNPDRRYICHFPQDNTIWSFGSGYGGNVLLGKKCLALRIGSYLGREEGWLAEHMLILGVTSPKGETTYVAAAFPSACGKTNFAMMIPPKEYKGWKIETVGDDIAWMRPGPDGRLYAINPEAGYFGVVPGTNNKTNPNAMETISRDTLFTNVALTADGDVWWEGKDGEVPDELTDWQGKPWKKGSAEKAAHPNSRFTAPMSNNPVLSAKANDPMGVPISALIFGGRRSSTVPLVLQAFNWTHGVFLGATMGSETTAAATGKVGVVRRDPMAMLPFCGYHMGDYLQHWLDMQKSIPQLPKIFQVNWFRQDKNGKFIWPGFGDNMRVLEWIVNRVHGRVPTQETLLGWVPRQDQGLNLEGLDLSQEAVAEATSIKEDEWKSELKSQEVFFEQLGTKAPEALMLQRKLLIARLDG is encoded by the coding sequence ATGGCTTCGACGCAAGCGGCAGCCGCCAACGGGCAGGCGCCCACGAAGAACCCCACCCTGCTGGCCTGGGTGGCCAAGATGGCCGCGATGACCCAGCCGGACAGCATCGTCTGGTGTGATGGCTCGGAGGCGGAGAAGCAGCGCCTCACCGAGGCGGCCGTGAAGGACGGCACGCTCATCCCGCTGAACCCGGAGAAGCGCCCGGGCTGCTACCTGCACCGCTCCAACCCCAACGACGTGGCGCGCGTCGAGCACCTCACGTTCATCTGCACGCCCAACAAGACGGACGCGGGCCCCACCAACAACTGGATGGACCCGGAGGCCGCGTACACGAAGCTGGGCCACCTGTTCGAAGGCTGCATGAAGGGCCGCACCATGTACGTGGTGCCCTACGCCATGGGCCCGCTGGGCAGCCCCTTCACGAAGATTGGCGTGGAGCTGACGGACAGCAACTACGTCGTCCTCAACATGCGGATCATGACCCGCATGGGGAAGGCCGCCCTGGACATGCTGGGCGACAGCGACGACTTCAACCGCGGCCTGCACTCCACGGGCGACGTGAACCCGGACCGCCGCTACATCTGCCACTTCCCCCAGGACAACACCATCTGGAGCTTCGGCTCGGGCTATGGCGGCAACGTGCTGCTGGGCAAGAAATGCCTCGCGCTGCGCATCGGCAGCTACCTGGGCCGTGAAGAGGGCTGGCTCGCGGAGCACATGCTCATCCTGGGCGTCACCAGCCCCAAGGGTGAGACGACCTACGTCGCCGCCGCCTTCCCGTCCGCGTGCGGCAAGACGAACTTCGCCATGATGATCCCGCCCAAGGAGTACAAGGGCTGGAAGATCGAAACGGTAGGCGACGACATCGCCTGGATGCGCCCGGGCCCGGACGGCCGGCTGTACGCCATCAACCCGGAGGCCGGCTACTTCGGCGTGGTGCCGGGCACCAACAACAAGACCAACCCCAACGCCATGGAGACCATCTCCAGGGACACGCTCTTCACGAACGTGGCCCTGACGGCCGACGGCGACGTGTGGTGGGAGGGCAAGGACGGCGAGGTCCCGGACGAGCTCACCGACTGGCAGGGCAAGCCCTGGAAGAAGGGCAGCGCGGAGAAGGCGGCGCACCCGAACAGCCGCTTCACCGCGCCCATGAGCAACAACCCGGTGCTCAGCGCCAAGGCCAACGACCCCATGGGCGTGCCCATCAGCGCGCTCATCTTCGGCGGCCGCCGCTCCAGCACCGTCCCCCTGGTCCTCCAGGCCTTCAACTGGACCCACGGCGTGTTCCTGGGCGCCACCATGGGCAGTGAGACGACGGCCGCGGCCACCGGCAAGGTGGGCGTGGTGCGCCGCGACCCCATGGCCATGCTGCCCTTCTGCGGCTACCACATGGGCGACTACCTCCAGCACTGGCTGGACATGCAGAAGTCCATCCCGCAGCTGCCGAAGATCTTCCAGGTCAACTGGTTCCGGCAGGACAAGAACGGCAAGTTCATCTGGCCGGGCTTCGGGGACAACATGCGCGTCCTGGAGTGGATCGTGAACCGCGTCCACGGCCGCGTCCCCACGCAGGAGACGCTGCTGGGCTGGGTGCCGCGCCAGGACCAGGGCCTCAACCTGGAGGGCCTGGACCTGTCCCAGGAGGCCGTCGCGGAGGCCACCTCCATCAAGGAGGACGAGTGGAAGTCCGAGCTCAAGAGCCAGGAGGTCTTCTTCGAGCAGCTGGGCACCAAGGCCCCCGAGGCCCTGATGCTCCAGCGCAAGCTGCTCATCGCGCGCCTGGACGGCTGA
- a CDS encoding pyridoxal phosphate-dependent aminotransferase codes for MSRFSLRTAFARTPNPLSQAVAERQSRGLPLLDLAETNPTRVGLPLPDPALLLSGARRIRAPSHAPADATGHAPSALTALAAPGPGAQEGKNLREPSAHRHDALEARGASPSPFHYAPEPFGLPSARAAVAGHLSARGAPVSAAHVVLCASTSEAYGWLFKLLCDPGDSVLVPAPGYPLLDVLARLEGVHARSYRLPAVHGFGLDAAAVEAALDARTRAVLVVNPGNPTGHFLHEGELQALADVCARHGLALICDEVFSDFAWDTEAGRVTSVAGRPLPCLTFALSGLSKVAGLPGLKLSWLLVGGPTAPRGEALARLEDVADAALSVGTPVQLALPALLAHAPGFQRALLARVKGNRERLVAARPSDAAWDVVPAHGGWSAVLRIPHTPGEEATCLRLLADGVRVQPGYFYDFGGGAHLVLSLLPTPQVFTAALAPLVRALSPPAG; via the coding sequence GTGAGCCGCTTCTCGCTCCGCACCGCCTTCGCGCGCACGCCCAATCCGCTCTCCCAGGCCGTCGCCGAGCGCCAGTCGCGCGGGCTGCCCCTGCTGGACCTGGCGGAGACCAACCCCACCCGCGTCGGGCTGCCCCTGCCCGATCCGGCCCTCCTGCTGTCCGGGGCGCGGAGGATCCGCGCTCCGTCCCACGCACCGGCTGACGCCACCGGACACGCTCCGTCGGCGCTGACCGCGCTCGCTGCACCCGGCCCTGGCGCCCAGGAGGGCAAAAACCTCCGGGAGCCGTCCGCGCATCGCCACGATGCCCTGGAGGCACGAGGCGCGAGCCCCTCGCCCTTCCACTACGCCCCGGAGCCCTTCGGCCTGCCCTCCGCGCGCGCGGCCGTGGCCGGCCACCTGTCCGCCCGGGGCGCGCCCGTGTCCGCGGCGCACGTCGTCCTCTGCGCCAGCACCAGCGAGGCCTACGGCTGGCTCTTCAAGCTGCTGTGCGACCCGGGGGACAGCGTGCTCGTCCCCGCGCCCGGCTACCCGCTGCTGGACGTGCTGGCGCGGCTGGAGGGCGTGCACGCGCGTTCCTACCGGCTGCCCGCCGTGCACGGCTTCGGCCTGGACGCGGCGGCGGTGGAGGCGGCCCTCGACGCGCGCACCCGCGCGGTGCTGGTGGTGAACCCGGGCAACCCCACTGGCCACTTCCTCCACGAAGGGGAGCTCCAGGCGCTCGCGGACGTGTGCGCGCGTCATGGCCTGGCGCTCATCTGCGACGAGGTGTTCTCCGACTTCGCCTGGGACACGGAGGCGGGGAGGGTGACGTCCGTGGCGGGCAGGCCGCTGCCATGCCTCACCTTCGCCCTGTCCGGCCTGTCCAAGGTGGCGGGCCTGCCCGGCCTCAAGCTGTCATGGCTGCTCGTGGGCGGCCCCACGGCCCCGCGCGGGGAGGCCCTGGCGCGGCTGGAGGACGTGGCGGACGCGGCCCTGTCCGTGGGCACGCCCGTGCAGCTCGCCCTGCCCGCGCTCCTGGCCCATGCGCCCGGCTTCCAGCGGGCCCTGCTGGCGCGCGTGAAGGGCAACCGGGAGCGGCTGGTCGCGGCGCGCCCGTCGGACGCGGCCTGGGACGTGGTGCCCGCTCACGGAGGCTGGAGCGCGGTGCTGCGCATCCCGCACACACCCGGCGAGGAGGCCACCTGCTTGAGGCTCCTCGCCGACGGCGTGCGCGTGCAGCCGGGCTACTTCTACGACTTCGGCGGCGGTGCGCACCTGGTGCTGTCGCTGCTGCCGACGCCCCAGGTCTTCACCGCCGCGCTCGCGCCGCTGGTGCGCGCGCTCAGTCCACCGGCGGGGTGA
- the bioD gene encoding dethiobiotin synthase, whose translation MSQPPSPRFFVTGTDTGVGKTQVSCALLSLMRDAGLSPQGFKPYESGCVSLKAPSDALAMREAAGSTLPVEAVCPHRFRAPLAPGIAAWRLGREPDWRVTLAAWRRLKDGAVVVEGAGGLFVPVDAKRDVVDLIQTFDLPVVLVARAGLGTLNHVALSLEALASRKLSVRAVVLSRGVSGSDLAERDNRRYLESRHGVEVLGPVPYVQDARRRHLAFRRALAPLVPERARAR comes from the coding sequence GTGTCCCAGCCCCCTAGTCCCCGCTTCTTCGTCACCGGCACGGACACGGGCGTGGGCAAGACGCAGGTGTCGTGCGCGCTCCTGTCGCTGATGCGGGACGCGGGCCTGTCGCCCCAGGGCTTCAAGCCCTACGAGAGTGGCTGCGTGTCCCTCAAGGCGCCGTCGGACGCGCTGGCGATGCGGGAGGCCGCGGGCAGCACGCTGCCGGTGGAGGCCGTGTGCCCGCACCGCTTCCGCGCGCCGCTGGCCCCGGGCATCGCGGCCTGGCGGCTGGGGCGGGAGCCGGACTGGCGGGTGACGCTCGCGGCGTGGAGGCGGCTCAAGGACGGGGCGGTGGTGGTGGAGGGGGCAGGGGGACTGTTCGTGCCGGTGGACGCGAAGCGCGACGTGGTGGACCTGATCCAGACCTTCGACCTGCCGGTGGTGCTGGTGGCGCGGGCGGGGCTGGGCACGCTCAACCACGTGGCGCTGTCGCTGGAGGCGCTGGCGTCAAGGAAGCTGTCGGTGCGGGCGGTGGTGCTGTCGCGCGGGGTGTCCGGAAGCGACCTGGCGGAACGGGACAACCGACGCTACCTGGAGTCCCGCCACGGGGTGGAGGTGCTGGGGCCGGTGCCCTACGTGCAGGACGCGCGCAGGCGCCATCTGGCGTTCCGGCGGGCGCTCGCGCCGCTGGTGCCCGAACGCGCGCGGGCCCGATAA
- a CDS encoding SLC13 family permease: MSIALVLAVIVVALVLFSIETIPIEFTSLAVVCLLALSGVLTPTQAFQGFSNDTVIFIFTLLAMTQGLAATGVVQMIGQRMAFFARFGHQAFVLAMMGVVAVFSSFISNTVTTAAFLPVAIGAAQRAKVPRSKVLMPLAYASMMGGTVLLFGTSTNLVVSAALVQRGLPAIGVAELAPVGLPVVVLGLAVVVLLGPWLLPAREGKPGTEGWALREYLTEAVLPPDSRYVGRPLADISEGLGLRVLGIVREGGTHSALPTYVLQGDERLVVEGRREDILRVKDLQGIELRPDVRLSDAELEGPESLLVEASVPPGSPLVGRSLKEVLFVERFGLVALALHRRPAIRRLTKLQLLRRARGEHSLSTLPLSVGDVLLLRGPRGRVAELAGGANLMVLEGHEYEPPRYAKALLAVILFVAALGAGSVGLLPLSVAGLAGMLAMIATGCVDARTAFRVDWRVVLLIGSMMALGLAMEESGAGKFIGDHVARLGAYGGPRAVLALLMVLTIALSAPMSNQAAALVVLPVALSAATQLGVDLRPFAMGITLAASCSFITPLEPSCVLVYGPGHYRFTDFFRLGTPLTAVLVAFLVVAVPWVWPFAGP; this comes from the coding sequence ATGTCCATCGCCCTTGTCCTGGCTGTCATCGTCGTCGCGCTGGTCCTCTTTTCCATTGAAACCATCCCCATCGAGTTCACCTCGCTGGCGGTGGTGTGCCTGCTGGCGCTGAGCGGGGTGCTGACGCCGACGCAGGCGTTCCAGGGGTTCAGCAACGACACGGTCATCTTCATCTTCACCCTGCTGGCGATGACGCAGGGGCTGGCCGCGACCGGCGTGGTGCAGATGATCGGTCAGCGGATGGCGTTCTTCGCGCGCTTCGGTCACCAGGCGTTCGTGCTGGCGATGATGGGCGTGGTGGCGGTGTTCTCCTCCTTCATCTCCAACACGGTGACGACGGCGGCCTTCCTGCCGGTGGCCATTGGCGCGGCCCAGCGCGCGAAGGTGCCGCGCAGCAAGGTGCTGATGCCCCTGGCGTACGCCTCCATGATGGGCGGCACGGTGCTGCTGTTCGGCACGTCCACGAACCTGGTGGTGTCCGCCGCGCTGGTGCAGCGGGGGCTGCCGGCCATTGGCGTGGCGGAGCTGGCGCCGGTGGGCCTGCCGGTGGTGGTGCTGGGCCTCGCGGTGGTGGTGCTGCTGGGGCCCTGGCTGCTGCCCGCGCGCGAGGGCAAGCCGGGCACGGAAGGCTGGGCGCTGCGCGAGTACCTCACGGAGGCGGTGCTGCCGCCCGACTCGCGCTACGTGGGCCGGCCGCTGGCGGACATCAGCGAGGGGCTGGGCCTGCGGGTGCTGGGCATCGTGCGCGAGGGCGGGACGCACTCCGCGCTGCCCACGTACGTGCTCCAGGGCGACGAGCGGCTGGTGGTGGAGGGCCGGCGCGAGGACATCCTGCGGGTGAAGGACCTGCAGGGCATCGAGCTGCGGCCGGACGTGCGGCTGTCGGACGCGGAGCTGGAGGGGCCGGAGTCGCTGCTCGTGGAGGCGAGCGTGCCCCCCGGCAGCCCGCTGGTGGGGCGCAGCCTGAAGGAGGTGCTGTTCGTGGAGCGCTTCGGGCTGGTGGCGCTGGCGCTGCACCGGAGGCCCGCCATCCGGCGGCTCACGAAGCTGCAGCTGCTGCGGCGCGCCCGGGGGGAGCACTCGCTGTCCACGCTGCCCCTGTCGGTGGGGGACGTGCTGCTGCTGCGCGGGCCCCGGGGGCGGGTGGCGGAGCTGGCCGGAGGCGCGAACCTCATGGTGCTGGAGGGGCACGAGTACGAGCCGCCGCGCTACGCCAAGGCGCTGCTGGCGGTCATCCTCTTCGTGGCCGCGCTGGGGGCGGGCTCCGTGGGGCTGCTGCCGCTGTCGGTGGCGGGGCTCGCCGGCATGCTGGCGATGATCGCCACCGGGTGCGTGGACGCGCGCACCGCGTTCCGCGTGGACTGGCGGGTGGTGCTGCTCATCGGCTCCATGATGGCGCTGGGGCTGGCCATGGAGGAGAGCGGCGCGGGGAAGTTCATCGGCGACCACGTGGCCCGGCTGGGGGCGTACGGGGGGCCTCGCGCGGTGCTGGCGCTGCTGATGGTGCTGACCATCGCGCTGTCGGCGCCCATGAGCAACCAGGCCGCGGCGCTGGTGGTGCTGCCCGTGGCCCTCAGCGCGGCCACCCAGCTGGGCGTGGACCTGCGCCCCTTCGCCATGGGCATCACGCTGGCGGCGAGCTGTTCGTTCATCACCCCGCTGGAGCCCAGCTGCGTGCTCGTCTACGGGCCCGGCCACTACCGCTTCACCGACTTCTTCCGCCTGGGCACGCCGCTGACCGCGGTGCTGGTGGCCTTCCTCGTGGTGGCGGTGCCCTGGGTGTGGCCGTTCGCCGGGCCCTGA